From Chaetodon auriga isolate fChaAug3 chromosome 10, fChaAug3.hap1, whole genome shotgun sequence, a single genomic window includes:
- the LOC143326671 gene encoding YTH domain-containing family protein 1-like has product MSATSIDPQRSKGQASKVQNGSLHQKETVHDNDFEPYLTGQSTQNNSYQSITDPYLSSYYAPSIGFPYPLSEAPWSTGGDPPIPYLTPYGPLSNGDHHFMPDTVFGQPGGLGSSIYPHRFNFFPENPAFSAWGTSGSQGQQTQSSAYGGSYSYPPSSLGGTLVPDGQTGFHSDTLNKAPGMNSLEQGMVGLKIGGDVTGQGSGVKAVGSVIGGPAVAAAGNGATPIGMPPPKPTSWAAIASKPAKPQQLKAKVKPGMPNPGGALPPPPIKHNMNIGTWDKGPVTKVATAPLQQQQQPLGLPHGLPPQGPMQQGPMQPPPPQSLVQPQMQPMALQPQPPHHQHHQPPPQPYQNHTQPPQPQTRWVAPRNRNQGYGQGGPGQDGSGMMGMVGGGNSGPQTSASQGPGAESHPVLDKLRASHSYNPKDFEWNLKNGRVFIIKSYSEDDIHRSIKYSIWCSTEHGNKRLDSAFRAMNGKGPVYLLFSVNGSGHFCGVAEMRSPVDYGTSAGVWAQDKWKGKFDVDWLFVKDVPNSQLRHIRLENNDNKPVTNSRDTQEVPLEKAKQVLKIIATYKHTTSIFDDFSHYEKRQEEEEEVRKTFEPPQIQNRSRLDQERQNRNKQ; this is encoded by the exons ATGTCTGCCACAAGCATTGACCCTCAG AGATCAAAGGGACAAGCATCTAAAG TGCAAAATGGTTCACTACATCAGAAGGAGACTGTCCATGACAATGACTTTGAGCCATACCTCACTGGTCAATCAACTCAG AACAACAGCTACCAGTCCATCACCGACCCCTACCTGTCCAGCTACTACGCCCCCTCCATTGGATTTCCGTATCCCCTCAGTGAGGCACCCTGGTCCACAGGTGGGGACCCCCCTATTCCATACCTGACCCCCTATGGACCCTTGAGTAATGGAGACCATCACTTCATGCCAGACACAGTGTTTGGCCAGCCGGGGGGTCTGGGAAGCAGCATCTACCCCCACAGGTTTAACTTTTTCCCTGAAAACCCTGCCTTCTCTGCTTGGGGCACAAGTGGCTCCCAGGGCCAGCAGACTCAAAGTTCAGCCTACGGTGGCAGCTACAGCTATCCTCCCAGCTCCCTGGGGGGCACCCTGGTGCCTGATGGTCAGACGGGCTTTCACAGTGACACCCTCAATAAAGCCCCCGGTATGAACAGCCTGGAGCAGGGTATGGTTGGCTTGAAGATCGGAGGCGATGTCACTGGCCAGGGTTCAGGAGTCAAGGCTGTGGGATCTGTGATTGGTGGCCCTGCGGTGGCAGCTGCAGGCAATGGAGCCACACCTATTGGAATGCCTCCACCCAAACCCACCTCCTGGGCTGCCATTGCCAGCAAGCCTGCCAAACCGCAGCAGCTGAAAGCTAAGGTGAAACCAGGGATGCCCAATCCAGGGGGAGCTCTTCCCCCGCCACCcatcaaacacaacatgaacattgGGACCTGGGACAAGGGCCCAGTGACTAAAGTAGCCACAGCTccactgcagcaacagcagcagcctcttgGCCTCCCTCATGGATTGCCACCTCAAGGCCCCATGCAGCAAGGACCCATGcagcccccccctccccagtCTTTGGTGCAGCCCCAGATGCAGCCTATGGCCTTACAGCCCCAGCCCCCCCATCACCAGCACCATCAGCCACCACCTCAGCCCTACCAAAACCACACCCAGCCCCCACAACCCCAGACCCGCTGGGTTGCCCCACGCAACCGCAACCAAGGCTATGGGCAGGGTGGCCCTGGCCAAGATGGTAGTGGTATGATGGGTATGGTTGGGGGTGGGAACAGTGGACCCCAAACTTCTGCCAGCCAGGGACCTGGTGCAGAGTCCCACCCAGTGCTGGACAAGCTGCGTGCCTCCCATAGCTACAATCCCAAGGACTTTGAATGGAACCTGAAGAATGGTCGTGTTTTCATCATTAAGAGCTACTCTGAGGACGATATCCATCGCTCCATCAAGTACTCCATCTGGTGCAGCACAGAGCACGGCAACAAGCGGCTGGACTCGGCTTTCCGGGCCATGAATGGTAAAGGCCCCGTGTATCTGCTGTTCAGTGTCAATGGCAGTGGTCATTTCTGCGGTGTGGCAGAGATGCGTTCACCAGTGGACTATGGTACCAGTGCCGGTGTTTGGGCACAGGACAAGTGGAAGGGAAAGTTTGACGTGGACTGGTTGTTTGTTAAGGACGTGCCTAACAGCCAGCTGCGCCACATCCGCCTGGAGAACAACGACAACAAGCCAGTGACCAACTCCCGTGATACCCAGGAGGTTCCTTTGGAGAAGGCCAAACAGGTGCTCAAGATCATCGCCACCTACAAACACACCACCTCCATCTTCGATGACTTTTCCCATTATGAGAAGaggcaggaagaagaggaggaggtgcgCAAG ACTTTTGAACCTCCTCAGATACAGAACCGCTCTCGGTTGGATCAG GAGCGCCAAAACAGGAATAAACAATAG
- the birc7 gene encoding baculoviral IAP repeat-containing protein 7 → MCRRVDLSDLEYMYPRPPFTLSLLFQRERGRERERDTSSVTLKPRTLPQWLLHPGFEPPLQFSSFPAGRQNLRASFLHQTGVLHSPSVRAPLWTAKGMTGTGQEEKGKPTCHRMTDDSSTMLHILEEPRMRREGERIRTFHNWPADAPVTSGDLAKAGFFFLGPGDKVQCFCCGGILRCWVHGDSPAAEHKRHFPTCSFILGRAVGNIPLQVGSSDSVDGQLLSQLQRMTMDDQGTAGQAVYPEMEAEDSRLTTFHNWPTEASVQPDVLARAGFFYTGHGDNVKCFYCDGGLRNWEPGDDPWQEHAKWFPRCEFLIQSRGQDYISNIQDAHFHLGETVGGSQTSTGRDIGSRNDMVGGLAASSAMLSPVVQTVLQMGFEASLVESLVQTKYLLTGQHYTSVSDLVTDVLQAEQEDRERAPQSRESEMRQGSGAGNVRTQTPVREKVKDPSPEELLRQLQEERTCKVCMDKLVSIVFIPCGHLVVCGDCAASLRHCPICRAVIRGSVRAFMS, encoded by the exons ATGTGTCGCCGAGTGGATCTCTCGGATCTTGAATATATGTATCCTCGGCCGCCTTTTACTTTGTCTTTATTattccagagagagagagggagagagagagagagagacacctcCTCAGTTACGTTAAAGCCCCGTACACTTCCCCAATGGCTGCTCCATCCGGGCTTTGAGCCGCCGCTGCAGTTCTCGTCGTTCCCCGCGGGGAGGCAAAACTTAAGAGCATCCTTTCT ACATCAGA CTGGTGTGCTGCACTCACCTTCAGTGCGCGCTCCACTATGGACCGCAAAAGGGATGACTGGCACAGgacaagaagagaaaggaaaaccTACATGCCACAGAATGACGGATGACAGCAGTACTATGCTTCACATCCTCGAGGAGCCTCGGATGCGCAGAGAAGGGGAGAGAATTCGAACTTTTCACAACTGGCCAGCAGATGCGCCTGTCACATCTGGAGACCTGGCCAAGGCGGGCTTCTTCTTTCTAGGCCCTGGAGATAAAgtccagtgtttctgctgtggagGGATTTTAAGATGCTGGGTGCACGGGGACAGCCCGGCCGCAGAGCACAAGAGGCATTTCCCCACTTGCAGCTTCATACTGGGTCGAGCTGTGGGAAATATACCGCTCCAAGTCGGATCCTCCGACTCTGTGGACGGCCAGCTGTTGAGTCAGCTCCAGAGGATGACTATGGATGACCAGGGGACAGCTGGACAAGCGGTCTACCCAGAGATGGAGGCGGAGGATTCCCGACTCACCACTTTCCACAACTGGCCCACGGAGGCCTCAGTCCAGCCAGATGTTCTCGCCAGGGCAGGATTTTTCTACACAG GTCACGGTGACAACGTCAAATGCTTCTACTGTGACGGGGGGCTGAGGAACTGGGAGCCAGGAGACGACCCCTGGCAGGAGCATGCCAAGTGGTTTCCACG ATGTGAGTTTTTAATCCAGTCGAGGGGGCAGGACTACATCAGCAACATACAGGATGCCCATTTCCACCTGGGTGAGACTGTG gGTGGATCACAGACCTCCACAGGCAGAGATATCGGCTCCAGAAATG atATGGTCGGAGGTCTGGCAGCTTCCTCGGCCATGCTTTCTCCCGTGGTGCAGACTGTGCTGCAGATGGGCTTCGAAGCCAGCTTGGTGGAGAGTCTGGTCCAGACCAAGTACCTTTTGACAGGCCAGCACTACACGTCTGTGTCTGACCTGGTCACTGACGTActgcaggcagagcaggaggacagagagagggcgccacagagcagag AGTCAGAGATGAGACAGGGCTCTGGTGCTGGAAATGTGAGGACACAGACGCCCGTGAGagagaaag TGAAGGACCCCAGcccagaggagctgctgaggcagctgcaggaggagaggaccTGTAAGGTGTGCATGGACAAACTGGTGTCCATCGTCTTCATCCCCTGTGGTCATCTGGTGGTGTGTGGCGACTGTGCTGCCAGCCTGCGCCACTGCCCCATCTGCAGAGCTGTCATCAGAGGCAGCGTTCGTGCTTTCATGTCCTAA